Proteins encoded within one genomic window of Nonomuraea gerenzanensis:
- a CDS encoding tannase/feruloyl esterase family alpha/beta hydrolase: MRRLLAAFAAGVPLAAALCLPTSAAAAVAAPFTCDSAIAVQAPAGTTVESVTAQRREAGTVHVPAVTPLPAVDVPDVPAHCAVTVTLTHPGVGDHAKVQVWLPEQGWTGRFQAVGGSAFAAGDYGAALAGAVKTGYAAATTDAGVSTYIDTRWALTGDGEVDKPLLKNFADRSQHEMTLVAKQVIDKVYGKPASYSYWNGCSTGGRQGYMEAQRHPGDYDGILADAPAVNWDEFEVATLWPQVVMNEERTYPAACEFNLFNQAAVKACDTLDGARDGIVGDPARCAFDPRKLIGQTVECDGVKETITAADAAVVRKIWDGPRTPSGKKLWYGVPIGATFDLAATVPGEDGKRVGQPFPVPAAWVQTWLKRQPSFDLTTITYAQFADLFRQSQREYDAIIGTDDPDLSGFRKAGGKLLTWHGEADQLIPTQGTVDYRRKVERAMGGSERVDDFYRLFLAPGVNHCGAGGAGPVPTDALGALTAWVEQGKAPRTLSASAKDASGKTITRELCLYPSVSRYTGHGDLADAASFRCTTPRH, translated from the coding sequence ATGAGAAGACTCCTGGCCGCCTTCGCGGCCGGTGTGCCGCTGGCGGCGGCCCTCTGCCTGCCGACCAGCGCCGCGGCGGCGGTCGCCGCCCCGTTCACCTGCGACTCCGCCATCGCGGTGCAGGCGCCCGCGGGCACCACGGTGGAATCGGTGACGGCACAGCGCCGCGAGGCGGGCACCGTGCACGTTCCGGCCGTGACGCCGCTGCCCGCCGTCGACGTCCCCGACGTGCCCGCGCACTGCGCGGTCACGGTCACGCTCACCCACCCGGGTGTCGGCGACCACGCCAAGGTGCAGGTCTGGCTGCCCGAGCAGGGCTGGACCGGCCGGTTCCAGGCGGTCGGCGGCAGCGCCTTCGCCGCCGGCGACTACGGCGCCGCGCTGGCCGGCGCGGTCAAGACCGGCTACGCCGCCGCGACCACCGACGCCGGCGTCAGCACCTACATCGACACGCGCTGGGCCCTGACCGGCGACGGCGAGGTCGACAAGCCGCTGCTGAAGAACTTCGCCGACCGCTCCCAGCACGAGATGACCCTCGTCGCCAAGCAGGTCATCGACAAGGTGTACGGCAAGCCCGCCTCCTACTCGTACTGGAACGGCTGCTCGACCGGCGGCCGCCAGGGCTACATGGAGGCCCAGCGCCACCCCGGCGACTACGACGGCATCCTGGCCGACGCCCCGGCCGTCAACTGGGACGAGTTCGAGGTCGCCACCCTGTGGCCGCAGGTGGTGATGAACGAGGAGCGGACCTATCCCGCCGCCTGCGAGTTCAACCTGTTCAACCAGGCCGCGGTCAAGGCGTGCGACACGCTGGACGGCGCCCGTGACGGCATCGTCGGCGACCCCGCCCGCTGCGCCTTCGACCCGCGCAAGCTGATCGGCCAGACCGTCGAGTGCGACGGCGTGAAGGAGACGATCACCGCGGCCGACGCGGCGGTGGTCCGCAAGATCTGGGACGGGCCGCGCACGCCCTCCGGCAAGAAGCTCTGGTACGGCGTGCCGATCGGCGCCACCTTCGACCTGGCCGCCACCGTGCCCGGCGAGGACGGCAAGCGCGTGGGCCAGCCGTTCCCCGTCCCGGCCGCCTGGGTGCAGACCTGGCTGAAGCGCCAGCCCTCCTTCGACCTGACGACGATCACCTACGCCCAGTTCGCCGACCTGTTCCGTCAGTCCCAGAGGGAGTACGACGCGATCATCGGCACGGACGACCCGGACCTGTCGGGCTTCCGCAAGGCCGGCGGCAAGCTGCTGACCTGGCACGGCGAGGCCGACCAGCTCATCCCCACCCAGGGCACCGTCGACTACCGCCGGAAGGTGGAGCGGGCGATGGGCGGCTCCGAGCGGGTCGACGACTTCTACCGCCTGTTCCTGGCGCCCGGCGTGAACCACTGCGGCGCCGGCGGCGCAGGACCGGTGCCGACCGACGCCCTGGGCGCGCTGACCGCCTGGGTCGAGCAGGGCAAGGCCCCGCGCACGCTGAGCGCCTCCGCCAAGGACGCCTCCGGCAAGACCATCACGCGCGAGCTGTGCCTGTACCCGTCCGTCTCCCGCTACACCGGCCACGGCGACCTGGCCGACGCGGCGAGCTTCCGGTGCACCACGCCCCGCCACTGA
- a CDS encoding dihydrofolate reductase family protein has translation MSTVVMHNVVSVDGFIADEHDEVGPLFDWYTNGDVELVPGSGLKVSKTSADYVKPIWAAIGSMVIGRHLFDMTDGWEGRPPTGEHVVVVSHRPKPEGWHPEASYHFVDDVARAVALARELAGGRNVAVAAGEVGGQAFALGLVDEVAMDVVPVVLGSGKRYFGPVAAQHLLDDPHVVVQGDRVLHLLYRVRRKP, from the coding sequence ATGAGCACTGTGGTGATGCACAACGTCGTGTCGGTCGACGGCTTCATCGCCGACGAGCACGACGAGGTGGGGCCGCTGTTCGACTGGTACACCAACGGCGACGTCGAGCTGGTGCCGGGCTCGGGTCTCAAGGTCTCCAAGACCTCGGCCGACTACGTCAAGCCGATCTGGGCCGCCATCGGGTCGATGGTGATCGGGCGGCACCTGTTCGACATGACCGATGGTTGGGAGGGCAGGCCGCCGACGGGCGAGCACGTGGTCGTGGTCTCCCATCGGCCCAAGCCCGAGGGGTGGCACCCCGAGGCGTCGTACCACTTCGTGGACGACGTGGCGCGGGCGGTCGCGCTGGCCCGGGAGCTGGCGGGCGGGCGGAACGTCGCCGTCGCGGCGGGCGAGGTGGGCGGGCAGGCCTTCGCCCTGGGCCTGGTGGACGAGGTGGCCATGGACGTGGTGCCCGTGGTCCTCGGCTCGGGCAAGCGCTACTTCGGCCCGGTCGCCGCCCAGCACCTGCTCGACGACCCGCACGTGGTCGTCCAGGGCGACCGGGTGCTGCACCTGCTCTACCGGGTCCGCCGCAAGCCGTAG
- a CDS encoding ABC transporter ATP-binding protein translates to MEVPSQPLLRLRDLSTDIALRRGTVHALDRVNLEVRQGETLGVVGESGSGKTMTVLSVMGLLPTGGSVVGGEILFDGRDLRTMQASELRRVRGVEMGMVFQDPLTSLNPTMRIGAQVAEPLRVHQGVSKAEARERAVEILRRVGMPRPDKIVDDYPHQLSGGMRQRVVIAMALIRSPRLLIADEPTTALDVTTQRQILELIDDLREEFKMAVILVTHDLGVIAGRADRVAVMYAGRVVETATTTELFRAPRHRYTEALMRALPESAADGRLYSIPGLPPDLSRPLTGCRFAPRCRFATDECRTTDVALTGDGHAFACLHPVTEPVTIAPPSGRDRTASEQADPILSVRELVKEYDAGGAGLRRSAGRVSAVAGVSFEVKPGETLGIVGESGCGKSTVGRLVAGLEAPTGGRIVVDGTDIAGLDRRERHRMHRKVQLMFQDSYAAMNPRMRIDSILTEPLEIQQVGDAAARRARVSELLDQVGLPRRALERYPHEFSGGQLQRIGLARSLALRPRLIVADEPVSALDVSVQAQVLNLMRDLQGELGLSYVFISHDLSVVDYMADRIGVMYLGKLVEVGPAHQVVRAPRHPYTQALLDAVPSPDPGHTPSPDTTIKGELPSALNPPTGCRFRTRCPLAQDVCATEPVLEGGAHQVACHFPLREEPQAS, encoded by the coding sequence ATGGAGGTTCCCAGCCAGCCGCTGCTGCGGCTGCGTGACCTCAGCACCGACATCGCGCTGCGGCGCGGCACGGTGCACGCGCTCGACCGGGTCAATCTCGAGGTCAGGCAGGGCGAGACGCTCGGCGTCGTGGGGGAGTCGGGCAGCGGCAAGACCATGACCGTGCTGTCGGTCATGGGGCTGCTGCCCACGGGCGGCAGCGTCGTCGGCGGGGAGATCCTCTTCGACGGCCGTGACCTGCGCACGATGCAGGCGTCCGAGCTGCGCCGGGTGCGCGGCGTCGAGATGGGCATGGTCTTCCAGGACCCGCTCACCTCGCTCAACCCCACCATGCGCATCGGCGCGCAGGTCGCCGAGCCGCTGCGGGTGCACCAGGGGGTGAGCAAGGCCGAGGCGCGGGAGCGCGCCGTCGAGATCCTGCGCCGGGTCGGCATGCCCCGCCCCGACAAGATCGTCGACGACTACCCGCACCAGCTGTCGGGCGGCATGCGCCAGCGCGTCGTCATCGCCATGGCGCTCATCCGCTCCCCGCGCCTGCTCATCGCCGACGAGCCCACCACGGCCCTGGACGTCACCACCCAGCGCCAGATCCTGGAGCTCATCGACGACCTGCGCGAGGAGTTCAAGATGGCGGTCATCCTGGTCACCCACGACCTCGGGGTGATCGCCGGCCGCGCCGACAGGGTCGCCGTCATGTACGCCGGCCGCGTCGTCGAGACGGCCACGACCACCGAGCTGTTCCGCGCGCCGCGCCACCGCTACACCGAGGCGCTCATGCGCGCCCTGCCCGAGTCGGCCGCCGACGGCCGCCTCTACAGCATCCCCGGCCTGCCGCCGGACCTGTCACGGCCGCTGACCGGCTGCCGCTTCGCGCCCCGCTGCCGCTTCGCCACCGACGAGTGCCGCACCACCGACGTGGCGCTCACCGGGGACGGGCACGCGTTCGCCTGCCTGCACCCGGTCACCGAGCCCGTCACGATCGCACCGCCGTCCGGCCGGGACCGCACCGCCTCCGAGCAGGCCGACCCGATCCTGAGCGTGCGGGAGCTGGTCAAGGAGTACGACGCCGGCGGCGCGGGCCTGCGCAGGAGCGCCGGGCGCGTCAGCGCGGTGGCCGGGGTGTCCTTCGAGGTCAAGCCCGGCGAGACGCTCGGCATCGTGGGCGAGTCCGGCTGCGGCAAGTCCACCGTCGGCCGCCTCGTCGCCGGGCTCGAAGCCCCCACGGGCGGCCGGATCGTCGTGGACGGCACCGACATCGCCGGCCTGGACCGGCGCGAGCGCCACCGCATGCACCGCAAGGTGCAGCTGATGTTCCAGGACAGCTACGCGGCCATGAACCCGCGCATGCGCATCGACTCCATCCTCACGGAGCCGCTGGAGATCCAGCAGGTCGGCGACGCCGCCGCGCGCCGCGCCCGGGTGAGCGAGCTGCTCGACCAGGTCGGGCTGCCGCGCCGGGCGCTGGAGCGCTACCCGCACGAGTTCTCCGGCGGGCAGTTGCAGCGCATCGGGCTGGCCAGGTCGCTGGCGCTGCGGCCACGGCTGATCGTCGCCGACGAGCCCGTCAGCGCGCTGGACGTGTCGGTGCAGGCCCAGGTGCTCAACCTCATGCGCGACCTGCAGGGCGAGCTGGGCCTGTCGTACGTGTTCATCAGCCACGACCTGTCCGTGGTGGACTACATGGCCGACCGCATCGGCGTGATGTACCTGGGCAAGCTGGTGGAGGTCGGGCCCGCCCACCAGGTGGTGCGGGCGCCGCGCCACCCGTACACGCAGGCGCTGCTGGACGCCGTGCCCTCGCCCGACCCCGGGCACACGCCGAGCCCGGACACGACGATCAAGGGCGAGCTGCCGAGCGCGCTCAACCCGCCGACCGGCTGCCGCTTCCGCACCCGCTGCCCGCTGGCCCAGGACGTCTGCGCCACCGAGCCGGTGCTGGAGGGCGGGGCGCACCAGGTCGCCTGCCACTTCCCGCTGCGCGAGGAGCCGCAGGCGAGCTGA